The following nucleotide sequence is from uncultured Draconibacterium sp..
TTCTGTGCGAAGAAGACCACCGGCTTTTTCATTTTTATCAACAAGTGTTACATCAATACCTTTAAGTTGCATGTAATACGCTGCTGCCAATCCGGCCGGACCGGCACCAACAACCGCCACTTTTTTCCCGGTTTTCTCCACTTGAGGAATCGTTGGTTCAACACCATCATCTCCTACTATTCGTTTTAACAAACAAATAGAAACCGGTTCATCAACCGTTTTTCGATGGCACGCACCTTCGCAGGGAGCCGGACAAATTCGCCCCAGAACTGCTGGCAAGGCAATATCTTTTTTTACCACTTCCAGCGCTTCATCAAACTTTCCGGCGGCAATCAAACGGTTCATGCGCGGAATATCCATGTGTGCCGGACAAGCAATCTGGCACGGGCCTTCACAATCGCCGACATGTTCGCTCAACAACAATTCCAATGCTGTTTTTCGCGATTCGGCAATCTCCTGATCATCGGTAATCACCTCCATTCCATCAATTACCTTTACCGAACAAGACGGATAAAGTCTTCCGTTTTTCTGGTCTTTTACCATACAAAGCATGCAGGAAGTAAAGTGCTCCAGCTCATCGTGCCAACACATATTCGGAATATCAAATCCCATTTGCTGCGCAGCTTTCATCACCGAAGTTCCGTTTTCAACTTCAACTACTTTGTTATTTATTTTAAGTTTAATCATCGTTTCTGGATTCTGGATTCTGGATCATTTTACATCAATTGCATCTACCGGACAAGCAGCGCGGCAGGCATCACATTTTATACACAATTCTGTATCGATAGAATGTTTTTCATGCGGTGTAAACGGAATCGCATCAACCGGACACTTTTGCACACACTTGGTGCAACCAATACACTCGTCGTTTACCGAATAAGTGATCAGCTCGGCACACTTGCCCGTTGGGCAGGTTCCGTTAATGTGCGCTTCGTATTCATCCCTGAAATGTTTTAAGGTACTTAACACCGGATTTGGTGCGGTTTTCCCCAGTCCGCAAAGACTTCCTTTTTTTGTCCAGCCGGCCAGGTGCTCCAACTCTTCAATGTCGCCTTTTTTACCTCTCCCGCTAACAATACCGTCCAGAATGTCGAGCATTCGTTTTGTCCCTACACGACAGAAGGTACATTTCCCGCATGATTCTTCCTGTGTAAACGACAGAAAATATCGGGCAATATCCACCATACAATCGGTATCGTCGAGCACTACCAAACCTCCCGATCCCATCATGGCGCCCATTTCTCCAAGCGATTCAAAATCAATCGGTGTATCCGAATGTTCGGCCGGTATACATCCACCCGACGGGCCACCGATCTGCACCGCTTTAAACTTTCGTCCATTGGCAATTCCACCACCAATTTCTTCAATCACCTGTTTTATGGTAATTCCCATTGGCACCTCGATCAGTCCGCCACGAGCCACTTTACCGGCCAGTGCAAAAACTTTTGTTCCCGTACTTTTGCCTGATCCGATTTTTGAAAATCCTTCTGCTCCCTCGCGAAGAATATAGGAAATTTGCGCCAGAGTTTCGGTATTGTTTACCAGGGTTGGTTTTCCCCACAAACCGCTCTCAGCAGGAAATGGCGGGCGCATTCTCGGAAAACCGCGATTTCCTTCAATGGAAGCGATAAGTGCACTTTCTTCACCACAAACAAACGCGCCTGCACCTTCGTAGATCTGCAGTTCGAGATCGAAACCACTACCCAAAATATTTTTCCCCAGATAATTTTTAGCCTCACATATTTTCAAGGCCTCGCGAATACGTTTTACCGCCAGCGGATATTCGGCGCGGATATAAAAATACCCCTGGTGAATATCTGTAGCATAGGCCGCAATGATCATTCCTTCGATTACTCTGTATGGATACGATTCGAGCAGCATCCGGTCCATAAAAGCTCCAGGGTCGCCTTCATCGCCGTTACAAATGATATATTTTGTGTCGTTTTCGTGCTTTTTTACCAATTCCCATTTTAATCCGGATGGAAAACCTGCACCACCACGGCCTCTGATTCCGCTGTCTTTTACCTCGCGGATCACCTCTTCGGGTGTCATTTTATTCAATACCTTTTCCACAGCAGTAAAACCTCCGCGGCTCAGGTATTCATTAATATCAAGTGGATTAATAATTCCACGATATTCTGTAGCAATGGGAATTTGTTTCCCTAAAAACGAGGCCACAGGTTTTTCTCGCATACTTATTTCGTAGCGCTCAACTCCATCCCAGTTACGGTCGGTCTGAATATCCTCAACCGTGTGCAATAATTTGTTTTTCAGACGTGTAAACAAGCCCGGTGCCTGAAAATGACTTTCTACAATATTTTTTACGTCTTCGGGTTTTACTTTGGCGTAAAGCGTAGCTTCTCCTTCGTTCGGCACCACCTCCACCAAAGGCACCTGGTGGCACATTCCCACGCAGCCCACATGCTTGAGACTAACGCGCAGTCCACTTTCATTTACAACATGTTCAACTTCCTCCTGTATTTCCTTACTTCCGCTGGCCACACAACACGATCCAAGCCCGATTCGTATCTCGCCCTGAATTTCTGAGCCATCAGCTTTCCGTGCTTTTTTTGTATTTTTTGTTCCTTTGAAGCTTTCAAAATCGGCAATCACCTGTGCAACCTGATCGGATGCCACATGACCATATGTTGTTTCATCGATCTGAACTACCGGCGCCAGGGTACAGCACCCCAAACAAGCTACCTGCTCCAAAGTATATTTACCTGATTCCTCGGTTTCCTCTCCTTCAGCCAACTTTAATTCGCGCCGAAATGCATCGTAAACCTGACCGGCGCCTTTAACGTGGCAAGCCGTTCCTACACACACTTTTATCATGTGTTCGCCAACCGGCTGCAAACGAAACTGAGAGTAAAAACTCGCCACACCAATAATCTCGGCCAGGCTTATTTCTGTTTTATCAGCCACCAGCCGCAAAACATCCTCAGGCAAATAATTGTATTCCTTTTGAATAGCCTGAAGAATAGGAATCAGGCTCTTTTTGGTAATACCTTTTTCCTGTATCAGCTGATCGATATATTTATTTTCTTCTGTCATTTAAGCTATTTCCCTTTCCCCATTTTAAAATCACAACGACTGAGCAATCTTTAACTTCTAATTCTTTTGTAACAGATTCTTCTCTTCGTTCGGAATGACATTTTCTATTTACTTCCCGATACAAAACACATGTTCCAGTCCTCTAATGTAAATCCGGCCATCGGCAAAAGCCGGCGTAGGACCCGACATTTCTCCCAGTTCGTTTTCACTGATTTTCTTCAGCTCCCTGCCAAACTCATAAATTCGCATCACACCATCGTTGTCCATCAAAAACACTTTGCCATCGGCGTAAACCGGCGAAGAATATACCGGCGAGCCAAAATCGTCTTCCCAAAGCAACTCTCCTTCTTTCAGATCATAGCACACAAAAACACCGTAACTGGTTGCAACATATACTAATCCGTCGTGCGCCAAAACACTGGATGCTTCGGGCAGGTAGAAATCATCTTCCCAAAGTGTTTCGTGCGTACGGATATCAATAGCTACCATCCGGGCATATTCGTTGGCTGCCACCACAATACCGTCGTCATAACCAACAGATGGACCAACTTCACCCATCATACATTCAACCGACCAGAGTTCTTCTCCGGTTTCCACATCGTAACCGGCAACAATCGGATCAGCAGTTAATACCAGCTGATACTTGCCATCAACCTCTGCCAAAACGGGACTTGCCCATGAAATTTTGGAATTACGCACTGTCTCCCAAACTGTTTCTCCGGTTTTGTTGTCGAGTGCCATAACTTTCCCACCTCGGTTGGTATCGTACTGAACCAAAAGTTTTCCGTTCCAGGTTATCAACGACGAAGAATGCCCGTAGTGATTATCGGGAACTCCCAGGTTTCGTGCCCACAGACGTTTGCCATTCATATCAAATGCAATTACATCTCCTGTTCCGAAAATAGCAAAAACAGCCTTACCGTCGGTGGTTAATGTTGGTGCAGAAAGCCCCGTATCATCCGTTACGCGCGGTGGTGTTGCCGGTGATCCTGAAATGTTATCAGCAACTCCGGTCCACAACAACTTTCCATCGTTACGGTTGTAACAATACACTTCGCGACTGTTATTGTCTGCCCCCGATACAAACAGCTTGTCTCCCCAAATTATCGGTGAGTTGAATCCATGTTTTGGCACCTCTGCCTTCCAGATCACATTTGTTCCGGCGGCGCCGTCCCATTCTGTTGGAATATTTTTATGCGTAATCACTCCCTGCGACAAAGGCCCACGGAAAGAGTTATGATTTTTCTGAATTTCGGCAAGCGTCATCCCGAATGATGCAGCTGCCGGTTTGGTCTCTACCGCTGGCTTTTCTGAATCCGTTTCTGAAGAATTTTCCTCTGGTTGGGCTTCTTTTGTAATTTCTTCTGACACATTCTCTGAAGTAGTAGCTTCGTTAACGGCTGGCTTTTCCTCAACTTCGTTGGCAGCCGCTTGCGCCGGAGCAACATTTATTACTTCTACAGCCTCTTCTGCTGAAGTCTCGTTATCAGCCACCAAAGCAGTTGCATCGTACGATTTTAGTTCGTTTACCGAAAAATACGAAGCCAAAAGTGCCAAAACCATAACTGCCGCTCCAACAATTATAATTCCCTTTTGGGCAATTATCCGGCTGGCTATTTCATTTTCGAGTACCTTATCCGGCTCTTCAATTTTACTCTTAGCGGAGTAATAAATCCGCAGTGCAAATGCCAAAACAATGGCACCGAAAAGCAACATGTAAGCTCCTGTTTCAACCTGCCACTGACTGTTAAAATAGGCCTTTCGGGCCAGCAAATCGAAATTGCGAATCTCTTCTTTTAACTCCTCGTTGTTGGCATCGTCTTTAAGGCGCTCAACCAACGCTTCCAATGCCTTACTTTCAATAGGATCGGATTTAGTTAACTGCCAAAAATTTAACAAAAGCAGCAGCGCCACAGCAGCGCAAAAAATACCTGCAATTACAGCAATGTTCTGCGAAAGTTTTAGTTTATCCTGGTTGTTCATTATATCTTATTTCCTCTTTTTTTTACTATTATTTTTCCACCGGACAATAATCCACACATCTTGCACAACTAAAGCAATTTCCCTTGTGGGGCTCATAATCCTGTCGTTTACGGAACACTACGGTATTCAGTAAAGTCATTCCAATTACCAATCCCATAAATCCTCCGGCAATCATACTTCCGATATAAAATTTCTCACGAATTACAGTGGCTTCGTTTACCAGCTCATCCATCGATTTTCCTGAAGCAAGAAATGTTTGCACGTCAATATTGTCCGGATCATTTTTCAATTCAGGATGCTCAATGAGCAATTCTGCCAGGTAAACGTCCTGGTTTGCTTTTGATAAGAAAGTATGCGATTTTGCCCCCACGAATACACCCAGCGCAATCCACAACGGAATTACCAAAGCATAGGTTATAAAACGTTTGGGTCCTAGTCCTGATTTTACCACTTCTTTCTCGTTGGTTGGGAAATCAATAGCATCAAACGGACACGAATGAGTACACAATTTACACTGAATACATTTTGATGGTGTGATTGTAAGATGCCGGCTTGAGAAACGCGACATCCAGCTCAATAGCACGCCATAAGGACACAGAAAACGACAATACGGACGGGCAACAAACATTCCCATCAACAGGAAAGCAACGCCCAAAACGATCATCAGAAATTTAGCATCCATACGGAAAATACCAACGAAGGGATCGTAACGGCAAATGATAAAATCAGTTCCTGTGGCAGCAAAAAGCACTGCCAGCGACAAGTATAAATATGGAATCAATCCGAGTGTTTTATTCAACCACTTTGGCAAACTTATCGGTTTAACCACCACCAAATCCTGAATGGCACCCAAAGGACAGGCACCGGCACAGAACGTTCGCCCGAAAAAGAGCGTAACAACGAGCGGCAATATAAAAAACAATAAGGCTGTTATCGAAATCGCATAAGCCGGATCGAAAAAGGTGAGCGTAACATTTTGTATGGCGCCGATGCTGCAAATACATCCGTTCCGGTAAAAACCGAAATAAACGAGCGTGAAAATAGACAGCCACAAAATACCTTGTCGCGAACGGCTTTTTAATGCAAAATAAGTTGCTGCCGCTAAAACAAGGAGAAGTACCAGCACATCGAAATATTCCAATGCCAATGCCCGTGGTTCGGGTGTTACCGGCGTTGGTTGCGTGTAACCGGTATCAAATTCTGGTTTTGGAAAACGTTGTTTCTGGGCAGACAGGTTAAAAGTGAAAAGGAAAAAGGCAAAAGTAAAAAGTAAGTACTTTAACTTGAGTCCGTAGTCCGGAGTCCGAAGTCCGAAGCTTTTTTGGTTTCTATTCTGGTTTAGTTGATCTTTCATTTTTTAAAATCAGGCTTCTGGGTTGTTTGTAAAATCACCTTTTACATTGTAGGCTTCACTGGCTTTTACCCGGCTAATGGCGTCCGACGGGCAAACCCGTGCGATGGAACATTCGTTACAATTGACACAAATGTGATGCATAATCTGCAGGTGCATCGAACCGTTTCCGAAAGAAGTACATCCGGCCACACATTTTGCACAACCAATGCACAAATCCTCATTAATATGATATTCAAAATAAGGCTCCTCAATAAAACGACGTTCGATGGCTGCTGTAGGGCACAGCTGGTTTTCGGCAGCTGTACTTTGTGCGTTGGCATCGGGTTTCAGGTAACCGCCACACAAGTCGCAGTAACCACACAAATCAAAAGCGTGGAGACATTTTACCGCTGAAGGATTTAATACACACTCGGTTGCACAGCGCCCGCATTGCGTACATTTAAACGGATCGATCTGCCACACATAATCATCTCCACTTACCTTACGAAGCGCCGAAACACTTACCGCACCCAACGATAATAACAATGAGGCGCGCACCCCGTTACGGATGAATTTTCGGCGGCTTTGTGATTTGCTGTTATTTTCCATTTGTCATTTCTAATCAAAATTTGCTCTGCGGCGCCAGGTCAATTGTTTTTTCAATCAAGTTACTTAAAGGCGCCTTCATACTCGTTTCACTCGTTCCCCCCGGGTTAAAACCCGGGGCTAAAAAGCCCAATTTACGATGGCTTTAATTCCACTTCTCCCCGCTCCTCTTTCACATCAGGATTAGTACACGCTGAAACCTTTCCACAGTTTTTACATGTTGGGGAAACCGAACAAGAAGCAGACACCTTTTTATTCACGAACAAATAACCTGTAGTGGCGGTAATTCCTCCGAGAAGTAAAAGTCGTCCTGTTGTCCTTATAAATTCTTTTCGTTTCATCTCATTAAGATTACTTATTTCATTGGTTTTCGATGTAACTCACGATAAATTTTAATATGCTCATTTATGTATTTTATCATCTTAAAATTCATGTTCGTTTCATAAAATAGCGATTATCTATTCTGAAATTTTTGGTTCAAATACCCTTAATACATTTCGATCGAAATCAAGCGCATAAATATTTCCGTCCTCATCGACAGCTACATCAGGTGCCTGCCCTTCAATTTTTTCATCGAATTTAGCCGGTGGTGCGACAACTCCAGAAAACTCTCCTGATGCTTTGTAAATCTTCACACGAACCAACCCTTTTTCGCTGGTAACAAAACTGCCATCGGGCAAAAAGCAAAAATGTGCAGGATTACAACATCCGCTAAAATTCTCGGTTTGATTTCCTGAAGCTTTCCAGAACTCGCGCAATCGTCCTTCTTTGGTGTAATTTTCCAAGGTATGCATACCCGGATTGGCCACCCACAAATCGCCATAAGCATTTATATCCAAATCAAAATACGGACTTGGAATAATAAAACCGTGCGCTAAATCGTCGTCGGTTTTTCCTTCAAACTGATTCACAATTTCGCCCTGGTGATTAAAACGCAGAACGCGTCGGTTACCGGCATCTGCAACCATAATATCCTCACCATCAACCGCAACGGAAGTTAAATAGGTGTCTTTTCCCTCAACTTCCCATTTGTGAATGGTAGTGCCGGTTTCATCAACTATCCACACAAATTTCTCGAAAACTACATAAATGGTATCGCCAACAACATCCAAACCATGAGGTTCGTCAAGAAAACCAATCTCGTTAAGCAGTGTACCTGAAAAATCAACGATCTTCAATTCCTGATCGCCAACAGCATATATTTTGTTATTCGCAATTTCAAGCGCCTCAGCCAAAACAAAACCCAGGTTAAAATTCCGGGTCTCTTTGTATTTCACCAATTCCTCCGGAACATTTCGAAACTCATCCACACTGAACTCAAATTTATTGGCCTCCATGTTATCCGGCCGCTTCGAGTACCAGTCAACCACAATTATGCCAACGATAACCACCGCCAGTACAATCAGAAATATTACGATGCCTTTGTTCTTCATGACAATATATTTGCATTAATGCTTATCTATTCGTTCACATTCAGGTCGATGCAGATCATTGTTTCTGCGTCGCGCAACAATAAATAACCGTCGGCCAATGCAAAAGGAGCCCAGGCATCGTGCCCGTCTTCAATTACTTTAACCTGTTCCAACTGAATGTATCTTTCGGTGCTTGGGCGTGCAATAGTCAGGGTTCCGTCGTCGCTCAGAATAAATAGTTTATTGTCGGCAATAAAATACGGTCCGAGTCCAAAACGGGTTTCCTTACCGCTTGTCCACACGACTTTTCTTGTATCACCTGGATTCACGCAAATCAGCTGATTTCTGTTTGCACCACCATCTTTCGGAACGATACCAAACAAATAACCATTCCACAAAATCGGCGTTTGCTGCTCACATGCCAATCCATCTTTAGGTGCATATTCG
It contains:
- a CDS encoding 4Fe-4S binding protein, whose amino-acid sequence is MKDQLNQNRNQKSFGLRTPDYGLKLKYLLFTFAFFLFTFNLSAQKQRFPKPEFDTGYTQPTPVTPEPRALALEYFDVLVLLLVLAAATYFALKSRSRQGILWLSIFTLVYFGFYRNGCICSIGAIQNVTLTFFDPAYAISITALLFFILPLVVTLFFGRTFCAGACPLGAIQDLVVVKPISLPKWLNKTLGLIPYLYLSLAVLFAATGTDFIICRYDPFVGIFRMDAKFLMIVLGVAFLLMGMFVARPYCRFLCPYGVLLSWMSRFSSRHLTITPSKCIQCKLCTHSCPFDAIDFPTNEKEVVKSGLGPKRFITYALVIPLWIALGVFVGAKSHTFLSKANQDVYLAELLIEHPELKNDPDNIDVQTFLASGKSMDELVNEATVIREKFYIGSMIAGGFMGLVIGMTLLNTVVFRKRQDYEPHKGNCFSCARCVDYCPVEK
- a CDS encoding NAD(P)H-dependent oxidoreductase subunit E — its product is MTEENKYIDQLIQEKGITKKSLIPILQAIQKEYNYLPEDVLRLVADKTEISLAEIIGVASFYSQFRLQPVGEHMIKVCVGTACHVKGAGQVYDAFRRELKLAEGEETEESGKYTLEQVACLGCCTLAPVVQIDETTYGHVASDQVAQVIADFESFKGTKNTKKARKADGSEIQGEIRIGLGSCCVASGSKEIQEEVEHVVNESGLRVSLKHVGCVGMCHQVPLVEVVPNEGEATLYAKVKPEDVKNIVESHFQAPGLFTRLKNKLLHTVEDIQTDRNWDGVERYEISMREKPVASFLGKQIPIATEYRGIINPLDINEYLSRGGFTAVEKVLNKMTPEEVIREVKDSGIRGRGGAGFPSGLKWELVKKHENDTKYIICNGDEGDPGAFMDRMLLESYPYRVIEGMIIAAYATDIHQGYFYIRAEYPLAVKRIREALKICEAKNYLGKNILGSGFDLELQIYEGAGAFVCGEESALIASIEGNRGFPRMRPPFPAESGLWGKPTLVNNTETLAQISYILREGAEGFSKIGSGKSTGTKVFALAGKVARGGLIEVPMGITIKQVIEEIGGGIANGRKFKAVQIGGPSGGCIPAEHSDTPIDFESLGEMGAMMGSGGLVVLDDTDCMVDIARYFLSFTQEESCGKCTFCRVGTKRMLDILDGIVSGRGKKGDIEELEHLAGWTKKGSLCGLGKTAPNPVLSTLKHFRDEYEAHINGTCPTGKCAELITYSVNDECIGCTKCVQKCPVDAIPFTPHEKHSIDTELCIKCDACRAACPVDAIDVK
- a CDS encoding PQQ-binding-like beta-propeller repeat protein → MNNQDKLKLSQNIAVIAGIFCAAVALLLLLNFWQLTKSDPIESKALEALVERLKDDANNEELKEEIRNFDLLARKAYFNSQWQVETGAYMLLFGAIVLAFALRIYYSAKSKIEEPDKVLENEIASRIIAQKGIIIVGAAVMVLALLASYFSVNELKSYDATALVADNETSAEEAVEVINVAPAQAAANEVEEKPAVNEATTSENVSEEITKEAQPEENSSETDSEKPAVETKPAAASFGMTLAEIQKNHNSFRGPLSQGVITHKNIPTEWDGAAGTNVIWKAEVPKHGFNSPIIWGDKLFVSGADNNSREVYCYNRNDGKLLWTGVADNISGSPATPPRVTDDTGLSAPTLTTDGKAVFAIFGTGDVIAFDMNGKRLWARNLGVPDNHYGHSSSLITWNGKLLVQYDTNRGGKVMALDNKTGETVWETVRNSKISWASPVLAEVDGKYQLVLTADPIVAGYDVETGEELWSVECMMGEVGPSVGYDDGIVVAANEYARMVAIDIRTHETLWEDDFYLPEASSVLAHDGLVYVATSYGVFVCYDLKEGELLWEDDFGSPVYSSPVYADGKVFLMDNDGVMRIYEFGRELKKISENELGEMSGPTPAFADGRIYIRGLEHVFCIGK
- a CDS encoding ferredoxin; the protein is MENNSKSQSRRKFIRNGVRASLLLSLGAVSVSALRKVSGDDYVWQIDPFKCTQCGRCATECVLNPSAVKCLHAFDLCGYCDLCGGYLKPDANAQSTAAENQLCPTAAIERRFIEEPYFEYHINEDLCIGCAKCVAGCTSFGNGSMHLQIMHHICVNCNECSIARVCPSDAISRVKASEAYNVKGDFTNNPEA